The following proteins come from a genomic window of Achromobacter deleyi:
- a CDS encoding alpha/beta fold hydrolase: MANTIHRVGHGPHPVIVLHGWFGDARAFEPIEPWLSGADFSYVFMDYRGYGDRRDEAGDHSIDEIAADTLALADTLELHRFSLVGHSMGGMAIERVATLAPERVRALVPVAPVPCGGIAMAPATRALFDGAAADLAARRAIIDRSTGGRLPAAWVAWKAAYSAAHSSATAFAAYLPAWAGTDFSDDIDGRHPLLALVGEHDPVFTPALMAATYARRYPRAMIEVLRNAGHYPMNETSLALVAAIERFLRTSATA; the protein is encoded by the coding sequence ATGGCCAATACCATCCATCGCGTGGGCCACGGCCCGCATCCCGTCATCGTGCTGCACGGCTGGTTCGGCGACGCGCGCGCCTTTGAACCGATCGAGCCGTGGCTGTCGGGCGCGGATTTCAGCTATGTCTTCATGGACTATCGCGGCTACGGCGACAGGCGCGACGAGGCCGGCGACCATTCCATCGACGAGATCGCCGCCGATACGCTGGCGCTGGCGGATACGCTGGAGCTCCACCGCTTCAGCCTGGTGGGCCATTCGATGGGCGGCATGGCGATCGAGCGGGTTGCCACGCTGGCGCCCGAGCGGGTACGCGCGCTGGTGCCCGTGGCGCCGGTGCCGTGCGGCGGCATCGCCATGGCGCCGGCCACGCGCGCCCTGTTTGACGGCGCGGCGGCGGACCTGGCCGCGCGCCGTGCCATCATCGACCGCAGCACAGGCGGCCGCCTGCCGGCGGCGTGGGTCGCGTGGAAGGCCGCTTATTCCGCCGCGCATTCATCCGCAACGGCCTTTGCCGCCTACTTGCCCGCCTGGGCCGGAACCGATTTCAGCGACGACATCGATGGCCGTCATCCGCTGCTGGCCCTGGTGGGCGAGCACGATCCGGTGTTCACGCCGGCGTTGATGGCGGCGACCTACGCGCGGCGTTATCCGCGCGCGATGATCGAAGTGCTGCGCAATGCCGGGCACTATCCGATGAATGAAACGTCGCTGGCGCTGGTAGCGGCCATCGAGCGTTTCCTGCGGACATCGGCCACGGCGTGA
- a CDS encoding tartrate dehydrogenase: MSHVHKIAAIAGDGIGNEVLPEGLRAVQAAARRFGLTLQIDTFRWANCEYYAQHGEMMPPDWKEQLQGYDAIYFGAVGWPATVPDHVSLWGSLLKFRREFDQYINLRPVRLFEGVPCPLAGQRPGDIDFFIVRENTEGEYTNLGGRLFSGTEREIVIQESVFTRHGTDRVMRYAFDLANRRPRKQLTVATKSNGIAISMPWWDERADAVGQQYPDVKTDKQHIDILAARFVLQPQRFDVVVASNLFGDILSDLGPACTGTIGIAPSANLNPERAFPSLFEPVHGSAPDIFGKGIANPIAMIWSGALMLQFLGSQDAHDAILAAIEHCLKDGPRTPDLGGQARTEDIGRAIAAHIEAHG, from the coding sequence ATGTCCCACGTCCACAAAATCGCAGCCATCGCCGGCGACGGCATCGGCAATGAAGTCCTGCCCGAAGGCCTGCGCGCCGTCCAGGCCGCCGCCCGCCGCTTCGGCCTGACGCTGCAGATCGACACCTTCCGCTGGGCCAACTGCGAGTACTACGCGCAGCACGGCGAAATGATGCCGCCCGACTGGAAGGAACAGCTGCAGGGCTACGACGCCATCTACTTCGGCGCGGTCGGCTGGCCCGCCACGGTGCCGGACCACGTCTCGCTGTGGGGTTCGCTGCTGAAATTCCGCCGCGAGTTCGACCAGTACATCAACCTGCGCCCGGTCCGATTGTTCGAGGGCGTGCCGTGCCCGCTGGCCGGCCAGCGCCCCGGCGACATCGACTTCTTCATCGTGCGCGAGAACACCGAAGGCGAATACACCAACCTGGGCGGCCGCCTGTTCTCCGGCACCGAGCGCGAGATCGTGATCCAGGAGTCGGTCTTCACCCGCCACGGCACCGACCGCGTCATGCGCTATGCCTTCGACCTGGCCAACCGCCGCCCGCGCAAGCAGCTGACGGTCGCCACCAAGAGCAACGGCATCGCCATCAGCATGCCCTGGTGGGACGAACGCGCCGACGCCGTCGGCCAGCAGTATCCGGACGTCAAGACCGACAAGCAGCACATCGACATCCTGGCCGCGCGCTTCGTGCTGCAGCCGCAGCGCTTCGATGTGGTGGTGGCCTCCAACCTGTTCGGCGACATCCTGTCGGACCTGGGCCCGGCCTGCACCGGCACCATCGGCATCGCGCCGTCGGCCAATCTGAACCCCGAACGCGCCTTCCCCTCGCTGTTCGAGCCGGTGCACGGCTCGGCCCCGGACATCTTCGGCAAGGGCATCGCCAACCCCATCGCCATGATCTGGTCGGGCGCGCTGATGCTGCAGTTCCTGGGCAGCCAGGACGCGCACGACGCCATCCTGGCGGCCATCGAACACTGCCTGAAGGACGGCCCGCGCACGCCCGACCTGGGCGGCCAAGCCCGCACCGAGGACATCGGCCGCGCCATCGCCGCCCATATCGAGGCGCACGGCTGA
- the bioD gene encoding dethiobiotin synthase: MSADPRNARVGARFGAAATRYDDHAPAQRITAARLADAIERLPLPPRPRILEIGCGTGLLTQALAARLGPADWTVTDISPAMLARARQGPALPGAARYQVLDGEHPQGLPGGYDLICSSLAVQWFADLNGGLGRLAGLLAPGGHLAVATLAEGTFAEWRAAHDAVGLAAATPAYPPSGAIRPAMADLAGGVHSERLIQDHSDGLHFLKALKGIGATTPAPGTAPLGAAALRRVLAQFDKQGATVTYHLAYGIWKNMTDSPAQGVFVTGTDTGIGKTLVSAILARAWQADYWKPVQTGVAEEPGDTETVARLAQLPPERLHLPAYVLQAPLSPWAAAPLEDAVIDATAIVPPATRAPLIVEGAGGLYVPIDDSHMMIDLIARLGMPVVLAARSGLGTINHTLLSLEALRRRAIPVLGVIMSGPLSAGNREAIERFGNVRVLAEIPPQDRVDAAAVEALARTVPPLAECLAAMRAAA; the protein is encoded by the coding sequence ATGAGCGCCGATCCGCGCAATGCCCGGGTCGGCGCGCGCTTCGGCGCCGCCGCCACCCGCTACGACGACCACGCCCCCGCCCAGCGCATCACCGCCGCGCGGCTGGCCGACGCCATCGAACGGCTGCCGCTGCCGCCGCGTCCGCGCATCCTGGAGATCGGCTGCGGCACCGGCCTGCTGACGCAGGCGCTGGCTGCCCGGCTGGGCCCGGCGGACTGGACCGTGACCGACATCTCCCCCGCCATGCTGGCGCGGGCCCGGCAAGGCCCGGCGCTGCCCGGCGCCGCCCGCTATCAGGTCCTGGACGGCGAGCATCCGCAAGGACTGCCGGGAGGCTACGACCTGATCTGCTCCAGCCTGGCGGTGCAGTGGTTCGCCGACCTGAACGGCGGCCTCGGCCGCCTGGCCGGCCTGCTGGCGCCCGGCGGCCACCTGGCGGTGGCGACGCTGGCCGAGGGCACCTTCGCGGAATGGCGCGCCGCCCACGACGCCGTCGGCCTGGCCGCGGCCACGCCGGCGTATCCCCCAAGCGGCGCCATCCGTCCGGCCATGGCCGATCTGGCCGGTGGCGTGCACAGCGAACGGCTGATACAAGATCATTCTGACGGCCTGCACTTCCTGAAGGCGCTCAAGGGCATCGGCGCCACCACGCCCGCCCCCGGCACGGCGCCGCTGGGCGCGGCCGCGCTGCGGCGGGTGCTGGCGCAGTTCGACAAACAAGGCGCCACGGTGACCTACCACCTGGCCTATGGCATATGGAAAAACATGACTGACTCCCCCGCCCAAGGCGTATTCGTCACCGGCACCGATACCGGCATCGGCAAGACCCTGGTGTCGGCCATCCTGGCGCGCGCCTGGCAGGCCGACTACTGGAAGCCGGTGCAGACCGGCGTGGCCGAAGAGCCGGGCGACACCGAGACCGTCGCCCGCCTGGCGCAGCTGCCGCCCGAGCGCCTGCACCTGCCGGCCTACGTGCTGCAGGCGCCGCTGTCGCCCTGGGCCGCCGCGCCGCTGGAAGACGCGGTGATCGACGCCACCGCCATCGTGCCGCCCGCCACCCGCGCGCCGCTGATCGTCGAAGGCGCCGGCGGCCTGTACGTGCCGATCGACGACAGCCACATGATGATCGACCTGATCGCGCGCCTGGGCATGCCGGTGGTGCTGGCCGCGCGCAGCGGCCTGGGCACCATCAACCACACCCTGCTCAGCCTGGAAGCGCTGCGCCGCCGCGCCATCCCGGTGCTGGGCGTGATCATGAGCGGCCCGCTGTCGGCCGGCAATCGCGAGGCGATCGAACGCTTCGGCAACGTGCGGGTGCTGGCCGAGATCCCGCCGCAGGACCGGGTCGACGCGGCCGCCGTCGAAGCGCTGGCGCGCACCGTGCCGCCGCTGGCGGAGTGCCTGGCGGCCATGCGCGCCGCGGCCTGA
- the aceA gene encoding isocitrate lyase, whose amino-acid sequence MSNRETEIRNLQKDWAENSRWQGIKRDYSAEDVIRLRGSIAVEHSLARRGATRLWEQLHSEPFVNSLGALTGNQAMQQVKAGLKAIYLSGWQVAGDANLAGEMYPDQSLYPANSVPQVVRRINNSLTRCDQIQWMEGKNPGDEGYIDFFAPIVADAEAGFGGVLNAFELMKAMIEAGASGVHFEDQLASVKKCGHMGGKVLVPTREAVAKLVSARLAADVMGTPTLLLARTDADAADLVTSDVDDNDRPFITGERTVEGFFRTRAGIDQAISRGLAYAPYADLIWCETSTPNLEYARKFADAIHRQFPGKLLAYNCSPSFNWKKNLDDATIAKFQRELGAMGYKFQFITLAGFHALNYGMFELAHGYARRQMSAFVELQQKEFAAADLGFTAVKHQREVGTGYFDAVTQTIEGGKSSTTALTGSTEEAQFEHGKEQKAA is encoded by the coding sequence ATGAGCAACCGCGAAACCGAAATCCGCAATCTGCAGAAAGACTGGGCCGAGAACAGCCGCTGGCAGGGCATCAAGCGCGACTACAGCGCCGAGGATGTCATCCGCCTGCGCGGCTCGATCGCCGTCGAGCATTCCCTGGCCCGCCGCGGCGCGACCCGCCTGTGGGAACAACTGCACAGCGAGCCTTTCGTGAATTCGCTGGGCGCCCTGACCGGCAACCAGGCCATGCAGCAGGTCAAGGCCGGCCTCAAGGCCATCTACCTGTCGGGCTGGCAAGTGGCCGGCGACGCCAACCTGGCTGGCGAGATGTACCCCGACCAGTCGCTGTACCCCGCCAACTCGGTGCCGCAGGTCGTGCGCCGCATCAACAACTCGCTGACCCGCTGCGACCAGATCCAGTGGATGGAAGGCAAGAACCCGGGCGACGAGGGCTACATCGACTTCTTCGCGCCCATCGTGGCCGACGCCGAAGCCGGTTTCGGCGGCGTGCTGAACGCCTTCGAACTGATGAAGGCCATGATCGAGGCCGGCGCCTCGGGCGTGCACTTCGAGGACCAGCTGGCGTCCGTGAAGAAATGCGGCCACATGGGCGGCAAGGTGCTGGTGCCGACCCGCGAAGCCGTGGCCAAGCTGGTCTCGGCGCGCCTGGCGGCCGACGTGATGGGCACGCCCACCTTGCTGCTGGCCCGCACCGACGCCGATGCCGCCGACCTGGTGACCAGCGACGTCGACGACAACGACCGCCCGTTCATCACCGGCGAGCGCACCGTGGAAGGCTTCTTCCGCACCCGCGCCGGCATCGACCAGGCGATCTCGCGTGGCCTGGCCTACGCGCCGTACGCCGACCTGATCTGGTGCGAAACGTCCACGCCCAACCTGGAATACGCCCGCAAGTTCGCCGATGCGATCCATCGCCAGTTCCCGGGCAAGCTGCTGGCGTACAACTGCTCGCCGTCGTTCAACTGGAAGAAGAACCTGGACGACGCCACCATCGCCAAGTTCCAGCGTGAGCTGGGCGCCATGGGCTACAAGTTCCAGTTCATCACGCTGGCCGGCTTCCACGCGCTGAACTACGGCATGTTCGAGCTGGCCCACGGCTACGCCCGCCGCCAGATGAGCGCCTTCGTCGAATTGCAGCAGAAGGAGTTCGCCGCCGCCGATCTGGGCTTCACCGCGGTCAAGCACCAGCGCGAAGTGGGCACCGGCTACTTCGACGCCGTCACCCAGACCATCGAGGGCGGCAAGTCCTCGACCACCGCGCTGACCGGCTCGACCGAGGAAGCGCAGTTCGAGCACGGCAAGGAGCAGAAGGCCGCCTGA
- the queF gene encoding NADPH-dependent 7-cyano-7-deazaguanine reductase QueF (Catalyzes the NADPH-dependent reduction of 7-cyano-7-deazaguanine (preQ0) to 7-aminomethyl-7-deazaguanine (preQ1) in queuosine biosynthesis) — translation MTLSHGPLGQSVTYVSQYDPSLLFPIARAHNREALNLARGPLPFTGVDLWNAYELSWLDAKGKPRVAMATFSVPADSPNIIESKSFKLYLNSFNQTRLVNSAALRGRLERDLSAAAGAPVGLDFILPQRFGELRMGELDGIYIDKLDIEIDTYEPAPELLRTRAGDVVEETLCSRLLKSNCPVTGQPDWASVQIRYRGQPIDREALLRYVISFRQHAEFHEHCVERIFTDIMQACSPEQLTVYARYTRRGGLDINPWRSNVETAPPADVRTVRQ, via the coding sequence ATGACGCTGTCTCACGGCCCGCTGGGCCAGAGCGTGACCTACGTCTCGCAATACGACCCCTCGCTGCTGTTTCCCATCGCCCGCGCCCACAACCGCGAGGCGCTCAACCTGGCGCGCGGCCCGCTGCCGTTCACCGGGGTCGACCTGTGGAACGCCTACGAACTGTCCTGGCTCGACGCCAAGGGCAAGCCGCGGGTGGCGATGGCGACGTTCTCGGTGCCGGCCGACAGCCCCAACATCATCGAATCCAAGTCGTTCAAGCTGTACCTGAACTCGTTCAACCAGACCCGGCTGGTCAATTCGGCCGCGTTGCGCGGCCGCCTGGAACGCGACCTGAGCGCCGCCGCCGGCGCGCCCGTGGGGCTGGACTTCATCCTGCCGCAGCGTTTCGGCGAACTGCGGATGGGCGAGCTGGACGGTATCTATATAGACAAGCTCGACATCGAGATCGACACCTACGAGCCGGCGCCCGAGCTGCTGCGCACGCGCGCCGGCGACGTGGTCGAGGAAACCCTCTGCTCGCGCCTGCTCAAGTCCAACTGCCCGGTGACCGGCCAGCCCGACTGGGCCAGCGTGCAGATCCGCTACCGCGGCCAACCCATCGACCGCGAAGCGCTGCTGCGCTACGTGATCTCGTTCCGCCAGCACGCCGAATTCCACGAGCATTGCGTGGAACGCATCTTCACCGACATCATGCAGGCCTGCTCGCCCGAGCAATTGACGGTCTACGCCCGCTACACGCGGCGCGGCGGACTGGACATCAACCCGTGGCGCAGCAACGTCGAGACGGCGCCGCCGGCCGACGTGCGCACGGTGCGCCAATAA
- the bioF gene encoding 8-amino-7-oxononanoate synthase — protein MSKLDPLFSSELAQAESRRVRRRLRAAGAAPAGRLALDGAALLNFSSNDYLGLSKHPLLIERSREWAARHGAGAQASRLVCGNLDLHEQVEAKLARLKGTEAALLLASGWQANAAVLPALLRAAAGQGEVQVYADKLNHASLHHGCQAAGVRQIRFRHNDLDHLEALLAARADPSAAPAVRFILTESVFSMDGDRADVARLAALAERYQAFVYLDEAHATGVLGPGGMGLAGLAPGGVDLAMGTFSKALGGFGAYVAGSRALCDYLVNACSGFIYTTALPPAVLGAMDAALDLVPTLDAERARLAASGERLRTALHGLGVDTGDSSTQIVPAIVGDEARALALAAALEQRGLLAVAIRPPTVPAGTSRLRIALSAAHRDGDIDQLIDGLTAALA, from the coding sequence ATGTCCAAGCTGGATCCCCTCTTTTCTTCCGAACTGGCGCAAGCCGAATCGCGCCGCGTCCGCCGCCGGCTGCGCGCCGCCGGGGCCGCCCCCGCCGGCCGCCTCGCGCTCGATGGCGCCGCGTTGCTGAACTTTTCCAGCAACGACTACCTGGGCCTGTCCAAGCACCCGCTGCTGATCGAGCGCTCGCGCGAATGGGCCGCCCGCCACGGCGCCGGCGCGCAGGCCTCGCGGCTGGTGTGCGGCAATCTCGACCTGCACGAGCAGGTCGAGGCCAAGCTGGCGCGCCTGAAGGGCACCGAGGCCGCGCTGCTGCTGGCCTCCGGCTGGCAGGCCAACGCCGCCGTGCTGCCCGCGCTGCTGCGCGCGGCCGCCGGCCAGGGCGAGGTGCAGGTCTATGCCGACAAGCTCAACCACGCCAGCCTGCACCACGGCTGCCAGGCGGCGGGCGTGCGGCAGATCCGCTTCCGCCACAACGACCTGGACCACCTCGAGGCACTGCTGGCGGCGCGCGCCGACCCGTCGGCCGCGCCCGCGGTGCGCTTCATCCTGACTGAAAGCGTCTTCAGCATGGACGGCGACCGCGCCGACGTCGCCCGGCTGGCGGCGCTGGCCGAGCGCTACCAGGCCTTCGTCTACCTGGACGAAGCCCACGCCACCGGCGTGCTGGGGCCGGGCGGCATGGGGCTGGCCGGACTGGCGCCCGGCGGCGTCGACCTGGCCATGGGCACCTTCAGCAAGGCGCTGGGCGGCTTCGGCGCCTACGTGGCCGGCTCGCGCGCGCTCTGCGACTACCTGGTCAACGCCTGTTCCGGTTTCATCTACACCACCGCCCTGCCGCCCGCCGTGCTGGGCGCCATGGATGCCGCCCTGGACCTGGTGCCGACGCTGGACGCCGAACGCGCCCGGCTGGCGGCCTCGGGTGAACGCCTGCGCACCGCGCTGCACGGCCTGGGCGTGGACACCGGCGACTCGTCGACCCAGATCGTGCCCGCCATCGTCGGCGACGAGGCCCGCGCCCTGGCGCTGGCGGCGGCGCTGGAACAGCGCGGCCTGCTGGCCGTGGCGATCCGCCCGCCCACCGTGCCGGCCGGCACCAGCCGGCTGCGCATCGCCCTGAGCGCGGCGCACCGCGACGGCGATATCGACCAACTGATAGACGGCCTGACGGCCGCGCTCGCCTGA
- a CDS encoding LysR substrate-binding domain-containing protein, which yields MNNDLLPADLRVFNAVVRASSFSRAAEDLGMSAAYVTKRIRLLEASLGTPLFHRTTRRVVVSEAGERVYHWAQRILDDVEHLVEEVGVTRREPRGLLRICSSFGFGRRVVAPALSAFVSRHPAVQVRFEVFDRLIDVAAEGYDLDVRVGDDIAPHLIARKLAANHRLLCAAPSYLAERGVPRKLDDLAAHDCLVIKERDHPFGVWRMRRGEREHTVKVRGPLSANNGEMVVQWAVDGRGIILRSAWDVGPLIAAGKLVPVLPQYRQEANIWAVYPSRLNASAKVRVCVDFLEAHLRQLDAGA from the coding sequence ATGAATAATGACCTCTTGCCCGCCGATCTGCGCGTCTTCAACGCGGTGGTGCGCGCCTCCAGTTTTTCCCGCGCCGCCGAAGACCTGGGCATGTCGGCCGCCTACGTCACCAAGCGCATCCGGCTGCTCGAGGCCAGCCTGGGCACGCCGCTGTTCCATCGCACCACCCGGCGCGTGGTGGTGAGCGAGGCGGGCGAGCGCGTCTACCACTGGGCCCAGCGCATTCTCGACGATGTCGAGCACCTGGTCGAGGAGGTCGGCGTCACGCGCCGCGAACCGCGCGGGCTGCTGCGCATCTGCAGCAGCTTCGGCTTCGGCCGGCGGGTGGTGGCGCCGGCGCTCTCGGCATTCGTGTCGCGCCATCCCGCGGTGCAGGTGCGCTTCGAGGTGTTCGACCGCCTGATCGACGTGGCGGCCGAGGGCTACGACCTGGACGTGCGGGTCGGCGACGACATCGCGCCGCACCTGATCGCGCGCAAGCTCGCCGCCAACCATCGGCTGCTGTGCGCCGCGCCGTCGTACCTGGCCGAGCGCGGCGTGCCGCGCAAGCTGGACGACCTGGCGGCGCACGACTGCCTGGTGATCAAGGAACGCGACCATCCCTTCGGCGTCTGGCGCATGCGGCGCGGCGAGCGCGAGCACACGGTCAAGGTGCGCGGACCGCTGTCGGCCAACAACGGCGAGATGGTGGTGCAGTGGGCGGTGGACGGGCGCGGCATCATCCTGCGCTCGGCCTGGGACGTGGGCCCGTTGATCGCCGCCGGCAAGCTGGTGCCGGTGTTGCCGCAGTACCGCCAGGAAGCCAACATCTGGGCGGTGTACCCGTCGCGCCTGAACGCCTCGGCCAAGGTGCGGGTCTGCGTGGATTTCCTGGAGGCGCATCTGCGCCAGCTGGACGCCGGCGCCTGA
- a CDS encoding cytochrome-c peroxidase, producing the protein MLAAGVVIGLWAGQVSGAPRQEPIQPIEAAVVKDPAKVELGKKLFFDPRLSRSGAISCNSCHNLGMGGSDNLKASIGHKWQQGGINSPTVLNSSLNIAQFWDGRAKDLREQAGGPIANPMEMASTHELAVQVLNSIPGYRAEFKQVFGKDGITIDEVTGALAAFEETLVTPNSRFDQWLKGDDKALTVKELAGYTLFKNSGCVACHNGVAVGGNSFQKMGLVAPYQTDNKAEGRAAVTGKDADRFNFKVPTLRNVALTYPYFHDGEAATLTQAVDVMGRLQLGRTFTPDENAQIVAFLKTLTGDQPAIQYPLLPPSADDTPRPAPFVK; encoded by the coding sequence ATGCTCGCGGCGGGTGTCGTCATCGGATTGTGGGCGGGCCAGGTGTCGGGGGCGCCCCGGCAGGAGCCGATCCAGCCGATCGAGGCGGCGGTGGTCAAGGACCCGGCCAAGGTGGAGCTGGGCAAGAAGCTGTTCTTCGATCCGCGCCTGTCGCGCTCGGGCGCGATCTCCTGTAATTCCTGCCACAACCTGGGCATGGGCGGCTCCGACAACCTGAAGGCGTCCATCGGCCACAAGTGGCAGCAGGGAGGGATCAACTCGCCGACGGTGCTCAATTCCAGCCTGAACATCGCCCAGTTCTGGGACGGCCGCGCCAAGGACCTGCGCGAGCAGGCCGGCGGCCCCATCGCCAACCCGATGGAAATGGCCTCGACCCACGAACTGGCGGTGCAGGTGCTCAACTCCATCCCCGGCTACCGCGCCGAATTCAAGCAGGTGTTCGGCAAGGACGGCATCACCATCGACGAGGTGACCGGGGCGCTGGCCGCCTTCGAGGAAACGCTGGTGACGCCGAACTCGCGCTTCGACCAGTGGCTCAAGGGCGACGACAAGGCGCTGACGGTGAAGGAGCTGGCCGGCTACACCCTGTTCAAGAACAGCGGTTGCGTCGCCTGCCACAACGGCGTGGCGGTGGGCGGCAACTCGTTCCAGAAGATGGGGCTGGTGGCGCCGTACCAGACCGACAACAAGGCCGAGGGCCGCGCCGCCGTCACCGGCAAGGACGCCGACCGCTTCAACTTCAAGGTGCCGACGCTGCGCAACGTGGCGCTGACCTATCCGTACTTCCATGACGGCGAGGCCGCCACGCTGACGCAGGCGGTGGACGTGATGGGCCGGCTGCAGCTGGGCCGCACCTTCACGCCGGACGAGAACGCGCAGATCGTGGCGTTCCTGAAGACCCTGACGGGCGACCAGCCGGCGATCCAGTATCCGCTGCTGCCGCCGTCGGCGGACGACACGCCGAGACCGGCGCCGTTCGTGAAGTAA
- a CDS encoding AraC family transcriptional regulator, whose product MRNTLVDPYEDLPRDVVVTACDYPAGLTFPRHAHRRGQFAFAARGTISVTTPTGRWLVPPQRACWVPAGVDHQMTMGGPVTMLNTFLNDAAARALRLPAQCQVHAVSPLLRHLLDEAIDLPALYDLDSRAGKLMALLAAEIAAMPALSLHAPLPADPRLARACRALFAAPSITADLDTMAATASMSRRTFTRQFRAETGISFGAWRQQACLLAAIERLSQGQPVTRVALDLGYASPSAFTSAFRRVLGQAPGAYLAARR is encoded by the coding sequence ATGCGCAATACCCTGGTCGATCCCTACGAGGACCTGCCGCGCGACGTGGTCGTGACGGCCTGCGACTACCCCGCCGGCCTGACGTTTCCGCGGCACGCCCACCGCCGCGGCCAGTTCGCCTTCGCCGCGCGCGGCACCATCAGCGTGACCACGCCGACGGGCCGCTGGCTGGTGCCACCACAGCGCGCCTGCTGGGTGCCGGCGGGCGTGGATCACCAGATGACCATGGGCGGCCCGGTGACCATGCTCAACACCTTCCTCAACGACGCCGCCGCGCGAGCCTTGCGCCTTCCGGCGCAATGCCAGGTCCATGCGGTATCGCCATTGCTGCGCCATCTGCTCGATGAGGCCATCGACCTGCCCGCGCTGTACGACCTGGATAGCCGCGCCGGCAAGCTGATGGCGCTGCTGGCGGCCGAAATCGCCGCCATGCCGGCGCTGTCGCTGCACGCGCCGCTGCCCGCCGATCCGCGCCTGGCGCGCGCCTGCCGCGCACTGTTCGCGGCGCCGTCGATCACGGCGGACCTGGACACGATGGCGGCCACCGCCAGCATGAGCCGGCGCACCTTCACCCGCCAGTTCCGCGCGGAAACCGGCATCAGCTTCGGCGCCTGGCGCCAGCAGGCCTGCCTGTTGGCCGCGATCGAACGCCTGAGCCAGGGCCAGCCCGTGACCCGCGTCGCGCTGGACCTGGGCTACGCCAGCCCCAGCGCCTTCACCAGCGCGTTCCGGCGCGTGCTGGGCCAGGCGCCCGGCGCGTACCTGGCGGCGCGGCGCTAG
- a CDS encoding alpha/beta fold hydrolase, whose amino-acid sequence MPGAAPSVRPTLLFVHGWAFDAAFWAPLAAALADWPQAVADAGYFGPARTPAPAGPVLAIGHSLGALRLLGEPPPACLGLVAINGFARFGAADDFPDGVPARMLDRMLNRLAAQPETVLRDFRQRCGDAGAFGAPQLEPLARDLRILRDADQRATLATLPMPLLALAGAADPIAPAPMTTAGFGAAAELHWREAGGHLLPLTDTDWCAQRIRAFLARVAPAA is encoded by the coding sequence ATGCCGGGCGCCGCTCCGTCCGTTCGCCCCACCCTGCTGTTCGTGCACGGCTGGGCCTTCGACGCCGCGTTCTGGGCGCCGCTGGCCGCCGCGCTGGCCGACTGGCCGCAGGCCGTGGCCGACGCCGGCTATTTCGGCCCGGCCCGCACGCCGGCGCCGGCCGGGCCGGTGCTGGCCATCGGCCACTCGCTGGGCGCGCTGCGCCTGCTGGGCGAACCGCCGCCCGCCTGCCTGGGCCTGGTGGCGATCAACGGCTTCGCCCGCTTCGGCGCGGCCGACGACTTCCCCGACGGCGTGCCGGCGCGCATGCTCGACCGCATGCTGAACCGGCTGGCGGCGCAACCCGAAACGGTGCTGCGCGATTTCCGCCAGCGCTGCGGCGACGCCGGCGCCTTCGGCGCGCCCCAGCTCGAACCGCTGGCGCGCGACCTGCGGATCCTGCGCGACGCCGACCAGCGCGCCACGCTGGCGACGCTGCCCATGCCGCTGCTGGCCCTGGCGGGCGCGGCCGATCCGATCGCCCCCGCGCCGATGACGACGGCGGGCTTCGGCGCCGCCGCCGAACTGCACTGGCGCGAAGCCGGCGGCCACCTGCTGCCGCTGACCGACACCGACTGGTGCGCGCAGCGCATCCGCGCCTTCCTGGCCCGCGTGGCGCCCGCCGCATGA